A stretch of the Pseudomonas sp. ACM7 genome encodes the following:
- a CDS encoding DUF2946 domain-containing protein: MRPLSARSSAHRRQPLSLTRGSWISLFAMLMIFIGPLISQSMPMDQRASMSMTMSMDMSMDMSTMEHADHSAQTTAEHCPPKASHHALWEKCGYCSLLFNCPALTGGQSFVAFDTPKATTFTTPSPRLGHARQTFFPGARTRAPPIDA; the protein is encoded by the coding sequence ATGCGCCCGCTTAGCGCCAGGTCATCCGCACACCGTCGTCAGCCGTTAAGCCTGACGCGCGGTAGCTGGATCAGCCTGTTCGCCATGTTGATGATCTTTATCGGCCCGCTGATTTCTCAGTCGATGCCGATGGATCAACGCGCCTCGATGTCCATGACGATGTCGATGGACATGAGCATGGACATGTCGACGATGGAGCACGCCGACCACAGCGCGCAAACCACCGCCGAACACTGCCCGCCAAAAGCCTCACATCACGCGCTCTGGGAAAAATGCGGCTATTGCAGCCTGCTGTTCAATTGCCCGGCGCTGACCGGCGGCCAATCCTTCGTCGCATTCGACACGCCAAAAGCCACTACCTTCACCACACCCTCCCCTCGCCTGGGCCACGCCCGGCAAACCTTCTTCCCCGGCGCCCGCACCCGCGCCCCACCCATCGACGCGTAA